A single window of Chitinophaga sp. XS-30 DNA harbors:
- a CDS encoding TlpA disulfide reductase family protein, with amino-acid sequence MKLFKILALTAGIFAAIEAKSQDSWAETRKRIDELSSIEDTAVLNAKLRSLQESPSEKDRIFVYNYYAVKRMSDKAEEVLETGIKQFPRGELRHIQLSNNMQSERDVEKLEALYLKTRKEYPQKPAPVFAASRLASEYARKDNAEKMWHYLDVLKSSNSQDLYLFELIRLPAIDPANLAARLKPAIDSMDAQYKALAKTNDTSRKAQHAIRQTRGYLSMAAASYANTLIKQGKKEEAYQFIKEKYAGGANALVASSYLSALIATKRFKEAFPLIEDALQANFANREANAAYRDAYVAVHGSADGFEERKNALLKDIRLKIRGEAMKKAIRKPASGFTLQDVDGKTVSLADLRGKVVVMDFWATWCGPCKASFPSMQMAVDKYKKDTNVVFLFIHTMDKGEADPTAAAKKYVTDNHFSFEVLMDLRDKSTQESKVAKLYGVSAIPTKIVIDPQGNIRFNVSGFGGLNEIAVEELSAMIEIAREKS; translated from the coding sequence AACTATTTAAAATACTGGCATTGACGGCAGGAATTTTCGCCGCAATTGAAGCAAAATCACAAGATAGCTGGGCAGAGACCAGGAAGAGGATAGATGAGCTGTCCTCCATCGAAGACACCGCAGTACTGAACGCAAAACTGCGTTCCCTGCAGGAAAGCCCGTCCGAGAAAGACCGGATATTCGTTTACAACTACTATGCGGTAAAACGGATGAGTGACAAAGCGGAAGAAGTCCTGGAGACGGGTATAAAACAATTTCCCCGGGGAGAGTTGCGGCACATCCAGCTGTCGAATAACATGCAGTCGGAAAGAGATGTGGAGAAACTGGAAGCGCTGTATCTGAAAACAAGAAAAGAATACCCGCAGAAGCCTGCTCCGGTTTTTGCTGCATCGAGACTGGCTTCGGAATATGCCCGGAAAGACAATGCGGAAAAAATGTGGCATTACCTGGATGTGTTGAAGTCATCGAATTCGCAGGATCTTTATTTGTTCGAATTGATACGGCTGCCGGCCATTGATCCGGCAAACCTGGCCGCACGCCTCAAACCGGCGATCGATTCCATGGACGCCCAATACAAGGCGCTTGCAAAGACCAATGACACCAGCAGGAAAGCGCAGCACGCTATCCGGCAGACCCGGGGATACCTGAGTATGGCAGCTGCCAGCTACGCGAATACGCTGATAAAACAGGGCAAGAAGGAAGAAGCCTATCAGTTCATCAAGGAAAAGTATGCCGGTGGTGCAAACGCATTGGTAGCATCTTCGTACCTGAGTGCGCTGATTGCCACAAAACGGTTTAAAGAAGCTTTCCCCCTGATCGAGGATGCGTTGCAGGCGAATTTTGCGAACAGGGAAGCCAATGCAGCTTACCGGGATGCCTATGTAGCCGTACACGGCTCCGCGGATGGGTTCGAAGAACGGAAAAATGCACTCCTCAAAGATATAAGGCTTAAAATTCGCGGAGAGGCTATGAAAAAGGCCATTCGCAAGCCCGCTTCCGGTTTTACGCTACAGGATGTGGACGGGAAGACCGTATCTCTTGCTGATTTGAGAGGGAAAGTGGTGGTTATGGACTTTTGGGCTACCTGGTGTGGTCCCTGCAAGGCTTCATTCCCCTCCATGCAAATGGCGGTGGATAAGTACAAAAAGGACACCAATGTAGTCTTCCTCTTCATACACACAATGGACAAGGGAGAAGCTGACCCGACGGCCGCCGCAAAAAAGTATGTTACAGACAACCATTTTTCCTTTGAGGTACTGATGGACCTGCGCGACAAATCCACACAGGAAAGCAAAGTCGCCAAATTATACGGTGTAAGTGCCATTCCTACTAAAATCGTAATCGATCCGCAAGGCAATATCCGCTTCAACGTTTCCGGTTTCGGTGGATTGAACGAGATTGCTGTAGAAGAATTATCGGCCATGATTGAAATTGCGCGGGAGAAATCCTGA
- a CDS encoding fibrobacter succinogenes major paralogous domain-containing protein encodes MRRLLFASGYFILLGCQSLYCQDNDKGAQITSVKIGEQVWSADNLEVLTFRNGDSVPHARSAAEWEKAGREGTPAWCYYRNDTGEVLTYGRMYNWFAVNDARGLAPVGWRIATQDDWIKLEEFLGMDEAGVLFRSDSVWNTGNVPSGTGILLGGYRTRDGRFTGMGEFTYMASATEADVRDSRDDQTAIWGRGVHIDNKTVMRCALDKHFGLYVRCVRDQIP; translated from the coding sequence ATGAGACGTCTGCTATTTGCATCAGGCTATTTTATCTTGCTTGGCTGTCAATCCCTATATTGCCAGGATAATGACAAAGGGGCGCAAATTACAAGTGTAAAGATCGGGGAACAGGTATGGTCTGCGGATAATCTGGAAGTATTGACGTTCCGAAATGGAGATTCGGTTCCGCATGCCAGGTCCGCAGCGGAATGGGAAAAAGCGGGCCGCGAAGGTACCCCGGCATGGTGTTATTACCGGAACGACACGGGTGAAGTCCTCACATACGGCCGCATGTATAACTGGTTTGCAGTGAACGATGCGAGAGGGTTAGCGCCTGTTGGCTGGCGTATTGCTACGCAGGATGACTGGATTAAACTGGAGGAATTTCTAGGTATGGATGAGGCCGGAGTGTTGTTCAGAAGTGATTCCGTATGGAACACCGGCAATGTTCCTTCAGGTACGGGGATACTTTTGGGCGGATACCGGACCAGGGATGGCCGCTTTACCGGAATGGGCGAGTTTACTTATATGGCAAGTGCCACGGAAGCGGATGTGAGGGACTCGCGGGACGATCAGACGGCCATCTGGGGGCGCGGTGTGCATATCGATAATAAAACGGTCATGAGATGCGCGCTGGATAAACATTTCGGATTGTATGTGCGATGCGTAAGAGACCAGATACCTTAA